TTTTGGTGTTCGTATTGGCAAGGATTCAGACTGGTCAAGCAACAAACAATTGTTCCAATGTGTTCAGTTCATTGGAGGGGATGGTGGGGATGTTGGGTTTCACATGTTTCGGAGTGAGAATGATGCTAAGAGGATGACAGGGCCAAGAGAGACAATCCGGATTCCAAATGTTGAGCTTTTGAGAGTGACATATGAATCGGAGTCGTTGATGTTTCCTTCTTATCGGAGAATGATCAAGTCTTTGTCGTTGGAAGTTTCGGGGAGTGACAGATTTCCTGTAATTGATGTTGCTCGTTGCACATCTTCGGGTGAGCTTGTGTTTCGGAATCCAACTCTTGAAGAGCTTAGGTTTCTGTATGCATTCATGAGAGCCATATCTCTAGTGCACCCCCTGCTTCAGGTAGATAATGAAGGTGGCTCAAAGTGGTCAAGGTTGATCTGTTTCGATCCATTTATTGAGACAGTGGATGTTCAGTGGCCTCAAGAAATGGTCAAAGGTTACGACCTTGTTGCAGTTACTGTTACACATCCACCAGGTCAGGCTTATGTGGAAAAGACAAGCTCAACACCTACCAAGTACGCAGAACCCCCGAAGGAAGAGTTCTTTGTTGATgtcaaaataacctcaaatggTGGCTTGAAACAATGTGCAAGGTGTGAGAGAGAAGTTCAAGGAGAACAGTCTCTTTGCTGTGGGCGGTGTCGAGCAGTGGTCTACTGTGGTTCTCAATGTCAGAAGCAGCACTGGAAAGAAACACATAAAAGCATGTGTGGGGTTTACAAGGCTATGatggaaagagaagaagaactgGCAATGAAAATTTTTGTGTTCCCCTGCTTTGCTGACCAGCCTTGCAAATGGCTTGAATTGTTTGGAATCCATCAGAAAGGCATGTGGAGGAGAAACTGTAGTTGCTATTCTCACTGTCCATTTGGTCTCCTTCCTATTAAAGGCGGGTTGTGGGATTCGTGGGGTGGGCTAGACAATGGAGAATTCCCTAGTGATTCACCATTTCACGATCATATAAGAGATGGGATCTCAAGCCCACTCCTGCTTTCTGCTTGGTCAGAGTATTATAACCTGCGGTCATTGCCATTGTCAAGCCCTGTAGCTGACATTCTTTCCCACCCATTGACAGTCTACTACATTTTAACAGCCCTCAGTATCAGTTCAAAGAACCTTTTACTTAAAGGGAAGGAGGTTATTATTCATTACCTTGGACCTGAAGGAGAGTTGGATTGGATGCCAGCCTTTGCCGAAATAGGTCATTTGCTGAACGGATGGGGCAATATGCAAATAGTGATGGTGGGACCTGAAGTTCCAACCAATCTGTCAGGTACAACTTCAGGAATAAGTAGCAGAGTGAGGGTGAATCTTGTGAGGGGTGTTTATCAGGATGAAGCCGCCTATTTGCCATCTCCCCACATTATAATTGCACTCAACTGTAGATTGGATAGCTATGCAAGCTGGGGAGGAGCTCTTGATTTGATCAAATCCATCGACGCTCCAGCCTTCTTCACGGATCAGTCTGAAATTTCATTGGCAAATGCCAAGCAGATTCTTCGTGGTGCTGGATTGCATATCACTCATCCGGTGACACCAAATCCATTTCGCTCTCCTGTGAGGACTAATGGAGCATCTAGCAATCTCCCTTCGTATAGCAACGGTTTTGTGCTTGGGGTAAATACATGATTTTAAAATATGGAATCATAATTAAGCTTTCCTACCATAATTAAGCTTTCTTGGTGATGGCTTCAGTTCATGGTGATTCTCAATGAGATATTATTATAAAGCAGATTTTCTTTCAAgtgtttttttaacttttactGGTTCTACTGCAAGTAAGCTTTcttttatcatttctttttATGATTTACCTTCACTCTCATGAAGCCACACTGTGGTGTTGTCTGTAGGAAAATGTTGCTTGTTTTGTACTCAATATATAAAAAGCTTTGTTTAGTGAGCCAATGTGACCGTTCTCGGATCTGATAAATTTTGTGCTGAAATATCATCTTCGCTTGCAGAGATGAAATTTTCTTGTTACATTTTCTGACTATGCAATTAACCATCAACTCTTTTAATGAGCATCATTTCCTCTAATGGCACTTGACCCTATCTTGCTACAAAGACCAGAGGAACACAATAACAAGCAAAGATGAAGAGTTGGTAACTTCAATAATTCTCCACACCACCTCTAGTTTGTAGAACTTCTATGGACATACCAGCCATCAAACTTGCAGAGATATGCACATTAcagaaaccctaacaaccaTTGTCAGTCTTTGCTCCAAGATAAACGCCTTGTCATCCCACTGAACGTGTGAATTCAGTGGCAatccaggaaaaaaagaaaaaaacaacccCAAGTCCCTAACACTAATTTCTCCCCCTAAATAGTGAGTGCAATTAATTAAGAGCTGCCAGTTGCAAGTTGCAGGAGTTCAACAGCCGCTCTTAATCTTCTCTCAGTATTGTCTCTTGCAGCTACACCTCTAGCTTTCCTGATAAGGTAGTGTCATAGTGATTTTAGTCATGCTAGTTATGATTATAATATGTAAATCACCAAAGCTCTTACTGGATTCAAACCAAGTGCAACAGCAAAAACTGAACAATGCATAGAACCAAAATCTGACCTCTTTTCAATGTTTGCTTTCCTCGTTAATTCATCAACAAGACTATGAAGCCTTTTCAACAGAGATGGAGACTTGCGCAAAGCTTCAACCCCTTTGTGATTTGAACATATCTTCTTCAGAATCTCATGAGCAATGAAATATGCATCCTTATTCCTGAAAGATGGAACGGAACATTCTTAACGTAATTCTCAACGCGAAATtaaggaaaaaggaagaaaacgaAAAAACAAGGAACCTGAGAAACTCCCAAAGAATTATTTCTACCGATCCCCGACTGTCAATTAGAACTTCAGTCAGATGAGTAAACCGGGCAAGGTTTCTTAGAGTTGAAAGGGCATGCTTGAGAACTTCCTGGTCAGGTATACTTCGACTTACTGACCGAATAAGCTTCAGTAAAGTCTCAACTGCCCCTGCAGCCACGAGCTCCTCACAGCACTTCTCTGAATACCCTGTCGTCATGTCTGCAAGGGAAACCTTGTGATGAGTATATGCACGCAAAACCTATATTTTAGGATATCGTTGTTCAATAATAAAACAGAAGTATCCATGAGAGAAATTATGGATCATTCAGGGGCATAACATTTTTCCACAGGGTTACTCAATTAGACCCTAAGTACATTGTGGGATGGGAATTTTCTCAAGAAAGCCCGTGTGGGCATTGTGAAGAACAAATTTAAGGTAGACAAATCAAAAGTTAATAGAGCATCATGTTCCAGAAAGTGAACCCCATAACAATTATTCTTACCCAAAGTTGTACAAATGTGAAGAACGCCACTGACGCTTTTTATGCTCTGTAGTTCCTTAAGTGCATGGATGAGCCTGTTAATTATGCGCATGCTGTCATCAACATTTATAGCAGACTTTTGCACTCTCAAGCGCAAATCCAGTAGATGCCTGCTTGATTCCTTTCGTGCCAAGTAACCCCTCCAATATGACTGTcagaattttcaaaacttaGAAAACAGCAAATATTATGCAAAAGCACTAAAAGGTAGAGAAGGATTAAAATGGTGAAATAAGCTTAGATCCAGATGATAATGTGTTCACAGTCCCCCCTCAGCAATTATCCAACTAGTGACTATGATTTTCCTATGCTTTAACTGAACTTTCGACCACAAATGGGAATCGCAAAAGTCCATCACTTTCAATCTTCTTATTTGTAAGTGTTAACAGAGGTGTACCAGTGTTTCTAGTGCACCTAGGAAGACACAAACTCTGGCCGTGACACAATTTTGCAATATTCCAGCAAGGCCTCAGTTAGATATTCTATAGAGTATAGGCAGCGCTTCTCACAATCACATTCAACAAACATCAATTTTTTTCGTAAAGTGCTACTAACCATTAACCATAAGATAAAATTTGATCATTGTAAGTGGCAGCAGACATGTGTCTGATCCCAACATTCCATATCTTACTACAATAATAAAAACTAGTTAGAGATAGCAGACATCTTACTTGGATGATAACAACATGGAGCCTTCTTCGGTTGAACTTTTGCCTGGTAATCCAACCTCGAAAATGAGACTGAATAATAACAGCCGACTGCAGTTTAAGCAACAAAACAGCTTTCATTCGGTTGAAGTTTTGCCTGCTAATCCAACCTCGAAAATGAGACTGAATAATAACAGCCGACTGCAGTTTAAGCAACAAAATAGCTTTcctttggttgaacttttgcctGGTTATCCAACCTCGAAAATGAGACTGAATAATAACAGCTGACTGCAGTTTAAGCAACAAAACAGCTTTCCACCACCTTTGAAGTTTTAAAACTGAACATAGTACTGCTTTTATTGCAGAACTCTGATAGAAAACTCTGCTTTTATTGTACTGGAGCTTACGATGAGAAGGGGTAGCCACCCAAAAAGAAGAAGCCCCTACATCAAACAAGAAAAGGACATATAGCTTTCAAACTTTCTGGGAAAAAACGGATATAGATATCTATAATTTTAGGAATGCATaactcaaattgcaaaaaaaaaaaaaaaaaaaaaacacttgggGTGAGAACAtgacaaaaaaacaaacaagcacTAAAAAATTATGACTACCTAAGAGCCTCTTTCGAGTAATATGCCCCCTCACAAACTGCTGAATTCTAATGGCAGCTTGTTGGTGAGATCGAAATATCTGCCAGCACCTAAGGCGTCGAATGTTGCTTTGAATCTTTATTGCAGCTTCTCTTTGCAATAAAAACTCTCTCCTTATCAACCGGCTACGCCAGCATCTCTGAAGTCATTTGAATAAAGTACAAAATTAAAAGATTACAGGTGAAACGAAAGAAGTAAAAGTGAGTACTAACGGATGCAAAAACTACAACATCTTCATAAAGTAGCTACAACCAGTAATAACTCAAAACGAATAAATAAGCCATTATTCAAATTAGTCATGCAATGTAAGATAACCAGAATAATATGGCATTGTGCTACAATTCCTATCTCCTAAAATGCTTTTACTTTTCACAACCAACATTCTAGATAAAGTCATGTAATGGAGTTTGGTTCGGTAACAAAAGGAagaaaccatttaaattttgtgCAAGTCTGTATCCAGATAACCAGATTGAAATTGCAAGGATTAAAGGATGAAAACAAGTAAATATGTCAATCAGAAAAGTAAAATTTTACTTGAATTATAGAAACGAGATACATATTTCTCTGAGCAACCCTCCGTGCACTCCATCCACGTATGTGGGACTGAATAACGATGACTGAGTTGCTTGCATTTTTGTGTAGTTGGTAAGCCCTCCAACATCTAAAGCCTCTAAAAGCGCTTTGAATTTTGACTATGGAAAACTCTCGAGTAAGAAATCTCCTTCTCCACAGCCAACCCcgaaaatgactttgaattttagTTGCTGCGTGCTGATAGTTAAGAGACTTGTGGTCAATGTGATTTTTCCAAAGATACATATTTCTCCGAGCATCCCTCCGTGCACTCCATCCACGTATGTGGGACTGAATAACAACGACTGAGTTGcttgcatttttgtgttgttGGTAAGCCCTCCAACCTCTTAAGCCTCGAAAAGCACTTTGAATTTTGACTATGGAAAACTCTCGGCCTTGGGTAAGAAATCTCCTTCTCCACAGCCAGCCCcgaaaatgactttgaattttagTTGCTGCAAGGTGCCGATAGTTAAGAGACTTGTGGTAAATGTGATACTTCCAAAAATTCTGAATTTTAACTGCTGCTCCAATCTCAAGATCACTTGGAACCTTTGGTTGGCGCATAAGTGAAACTTGCTCTACCCGAGAGGCCACCCCAACATGTATAGACCTTGATGCCAGACCATGAATATATTTCTGAGTAGCATTGCCAGCATTAACTGGGTCAGCAGAAGATACATTGTAGGTTATAGTACTTCTGGCCCCATGTGTTCGGGATATCCAAATCCTAGCTGCTCTCTGGATTACCAACACCGATCTTTTTAACTCAACAAAAGAACGTCTGTCCACAATGTATTGGACATATCTTCCAAATGTTTCTGGAAATTTCCCCCTTTCTGCATGGGCAATGAAACAGTCAGACAGACGAGCCAAATCAGTGACCTGTTAAATTTGCACAAAAGGCTTATAAAGTTATAATTGAACTACTGGAGAAGAAAAGTACCACATGAAAACTCCTGAACACTAAAGGCTCTGATCTTGTTACAGAAGGCTTTCTGCTTCACCATTAAACATGCCCGGAAAACAGTTTGAAGATAATAAACTGCACTCATTGTCTTCAAAAACTTCCGACGTACTGTTAATTGCCTAAACATCGACTGTATGGTTTTTGCTGCATTTTCTGGAAGCATTTTGCCATGATTTCTAGGTTAGGAAAAGGTTATTGACCAGAATATTGTCAACAAATGATTAAGCAAGAAAAGAACATAAGTTCACAAGTCTTTAACACGAAGATTCCAAGCCATGGAAATAAATGAGCCAGCTAAGAATAAATACTTGAGTGGCAACACAAGAGTAACCCCACTCCAAAAACCCAGCCCCTGCCTAACTTACGATTACGCCAAATTAATAGAACAAACCAATTCCACTGACTTGCTCATAGATAATCTATAAGCACAAGATGATTCCATTAGTAGATGATATGTCATATTATATTAATAAACCGATAATTGCAACAACTATAAAAATCTAGACATGAAGGATCTTCGATAGTATCGACAAAAGCAATAACCTCTTTGAATTATGTCAGCTACACTTTTTCTGTTTGAGGACTGCAAAACAGAAACAGCAGGTTTTACAACACATTTGTAGTTCTGGTCAGCCATATCTTGCCACCAAGCCTGAATTGCTTTAAACCTTCTAGCAGCATCTGTCAATGGAGatcagaaaggaaaaaaattgacaaCTCAAGCTTTTTTCCAACTTATAAAAGCAATTATCACACGTCCATTTCCCAATGACTTTTGATTATAAATGTGAACTCAAATAACAAAACCCAGCTCTTGAGATGATAAAAACAGAAAAGTTTTGCAGCAATATAGTAGAGGTTGACCAATAAtctgtttcaagtttcaactgaAACTTTACTGATGCCATAGCTCGGAAAGTAGAATATAAATTTATCTGATTACTTTAACCTTTAGCATTTTAATAAGAGGTTTCCACTTAGAGAAATGAACCTATGCCCTTTGAGGAATTTCAACTACATGTGAAGCTGAAATATAGGTTTGGCCAAAACACGATAACTTAAGAACTGACACTAAAAGACAATGAGAACCTTCACTGCTGAACCCATCTGTATTTTCTTGCTCTACTCTTGGTTCAGAATTCACAAACCACCTTCCAGTGCTTAAATGTTTCCTACTATCTGGACTTTGACAATCACAGCCCAGCAATTTGTGAAAATTCAGCTGCTCCTGGGAGATATTAAAGTTTTTGAGAAAACTTCTTAACAATGACCAAACCATTTATGAACTAGCATGGTGCTTTTAACTTCTTCGTTCTTTCTTTGGACAAGtgataaatatattaaaacGAACAAAGAAGAAGGAATATCAGCATTACCACACTTTTCTTTACAATCAGTTGGGATGCAAGGAACACCAAAAGAAGTACAATACTCCGATCACTGACAGCACCATTATGTTCAAGTAAGTCACTGATTTGCATAACCTGTAAGAAAACTCTGATCATTGCATAACATTTTACCTCATTGTGCTAAATACTGTAAATTGACGCACTCAAAACATATTTATGTTTGTCTATACAGTTATGAATGATCTTTTATTCAGCTAACCAGTATGCCCAACCTAATAGCATCCTAATGTTAAGGTTTGCTTTCAGAACTGTCCTTCCCAAGGGGAGAAcaaatcttttttatttaatgcatttcCATTTAAGGCATAATATGCCTCGAAGTAAAATTCAAGGATCTATTATTGGTAGCATCTCAAGCTTAACAGTAAGCATAGACATCAACAAGCCTTTACCTCTGGGAAATTGCCTGACAATGAAGCCAGTTTCTGTGATAACATATAATTGTGTACTGCATCTGTATAATCAGCATCCGACATAATGGATTTTTCACCTTTCATATCATAAGTATCCTATGGACAAATATAAACAGTATGAGTCAAGGGAAGAAGGATGCGCAGAAGTAAAATACTAGCAAAATGGGAAGGGAAAGAAGAATATTTAACCTTAAGAGAACAGGAACAAAAGAGTTCCTTACGGAAGTAAAAGTCAAGCAAGCACCATATGGCCTTTCCATCAACTAACGAAGAAAAGTTGTCAATTTTGAAATCGTATTTTTCACAAATGGCCTGCAAAAGCAATGAAGCACAGTGgcttatgtaaatatatatgtcCGAAAATCAATACGATGATGACACATGAGATCCAACAAATggatttaaaaaagaaagagaaagcacTGAAGGCATACTAAAAAAACATCACGCACAAAGATGCACATGAAGTGTACAAAATGGTAAGCATTGAGTGACTCATAATTTCCTCAATAACATGTAAACCTCAGGAACATATGACATTATGACCAGTAATATGATAGCCCTTGATTGTCAAAGCAAAAGGAGAAAACGAAAAGGATTTCAAAGACAATACACGAAAATACAACAAAACTTTAGAAGTAGAGCAAATACCCTGATCCAGTTCAAAAGCATGTCTAAAGAGGTAGAACTGCTGCTATCCAAAGGATCCTATGCAACACAAAAGGATAAAAAAATACCTCAAATGCAACTGCAGCtctgaaaataatatataaacaaaCGGAAAAGGCAAGAAATAACACCAAAAAATAGATAAATCTCACCATCCTCCTTTTGATTAGAGGCCGAATTTTTCTACGACTTAAGAGGTAGAATTATATCACCTAGTCGAATGTATATCATACATAATGTATTGAATTTGACATAATAAGTGAGACGAATCACATGTCTTTGAAAACATACCACATTAAATccttgaattttcaaaatttccTCGGCTAAGATTGTCTTGTTGATCAGAAGTGGCAGCTGTAGGTTCAATGAAAAGTAAAAGCATACGTAATAGCATCAGTGGAATGAACAGAAACAGTCAGTTAGTCAGTCATGAATCATACAATACTAAGGGCATGAAATATGGATTAAAGATAAGAAACCAACTCACCTGCAAGTGAACAAAAACATTCCAAAGCAAGGATAATGTGAGCTCCTTGTCTCCATTGACAATATCCTCTGCCATAATCATTACTCCATCCTCATCAAATATTGTAGCACCAACCTGCTTTAAACATTGAAGTGCAATTCCACAATTTGCCAAATTCTTCTTACGAGAATCCGAGGGAACCACCAGTTTCTGCTCAATCATACAACAATATACAATCTCAAACTGACTTCTAAAATCTTCTAAAGTGAAGAACACCACTAATCacattattattaaaaataaatgaacttAAAACCTAACTGGAAAAATAGACTGATCATGTAGCAAGAGTTGAATGGCTCTACAAAGCCGTATGCCATCTTGGAGATCAACAAATAAATCTGTCACTGTGAAGTCATACTCGACAAGGGGGCACTGAACCATATGAATATGATGTTAAATTAGTACGTTATTTAGATTACTGCGCCTATAGTATATATTGATCACACCTCATTATGAAAGCATGTATACCAATAATCACAATACCTATGTTGAACCACATACCTGTTCATGGGATACTTCATACCCTATGATCACTAGATGTGCAAGAAGATTACCTTCTCCATGCATTACGTCTGAAGATAAAAGGTCTGTTACCCATCAAATATGAAATGTTAATTTGCTGTTAAAAGAGGAGTACGGTTGTGAAATATTTGTTACAACACTGCAAAAAGGAATGAGCAAACAATTACCGTGAATCACTTGACAACTTGATTTAATACCAGATTGCAATGTAAATAGAAGAGGCGAACCCCCATCCACTCCATCAATTCCGAACTTGACAGGAAGACTGCTCTGGCATTTAGCTCTATCAAGTGTGAGAACCAGCATCAGAATCCTCTTCAATATGATATCCCCCAAAATTTCGTAGTAACCTGGTCTATATAGACCCTCAACCTTTTTGTTATAGGCATAAGCTTTTGCCAGTCCTGAATGTGAGAAAAGCTGCCTTTCGATTATCATTTTCAAGAATGTAATAGCTTCATCAGATTTATCATCTCCATCAATCAACAAGGACGCACCACCAAAGATTATATACAACCCTATCCGGAGCCATATAGGATTATAAGACATGAGGATCTTAGTGGCTTTCTCCTTCATTCCAAAGTCTGTTACAATGGGGCAATGTGACTTCATTTTCAACCTTCCCTCATCAATGTTCTGAGTCAAAAATGGAAATAGTGATTATTAACATTAGGAAACACAATTATTTATCATTCAATACAAATTGTGATTTGGATTTGATCATCCTGAGATACTACACAATAATAACATATAAGTAAAAATAGCCTGAAAATGCTACCACAAGCTCTCCCAAATGATCAAATTCATTTTAAAATGTCAGGACATTAACTAGAATAGTTTGACACCATCTCCTCCAAAACATAGAGAAAATATTTGCATCaaagttcaaaataaaaatcatataaTCAAGCTTTCTAAAGCTGCTTTATATTAAGAACAATATGTGAAATCAAGCACTCTAGCATGACATCCTACAtgactacaaaaaaaaaaaaaaaagaggatcaTATGTTAATCAAACCTTAGCCACACGAGTCATCACATCAAGAATCTCCTTGCAACTACGTAAGCTCAAATAGACTTGCATTCGCTCTGTCAAATCATCGAAACTGCATACGTCCTTCAgtgaattcttcaatggcaagTATATCGAATTCGAAAACCCCTCCCTACTCCCTGCATCATCTCCCCGCCATGTCAAATCCCTCTGCCGCTTCGGGTTCCGCCATGCCACATCAACTCCAACCTCTAACTCACCTCCGAGCCCACCTTCCCTCTTCCCCTTACCCACATTGCGATCACAATCTACCGTCAAATCACACCCACAAGACCTTGGATTTTCTAACAGAAAATTAAGCCAGACGGTGAGGGACTTGGAGAGAGACTTAAGCGACTGTTCCTTTACGATTTGAGCCTTGCGTGAAGACTTGGACTGCTCGAGCTCGAAGGCCTTGATCCTCCGGGCAGCAGCAGTCTTGTGCCGGGATGAGGAAGGAGCAAGAGAGGGTCGACCTCGTCTAAAAGAAGAAGACGTAGACCGCGGTGTTTGTTTGGATGCAGTGAAAAATTGAGAGGACGGGGAGGTAAGTTTGGATGCTTGGGAGGGGCGTTTAGGGgttttgaaatttgatatatCTTTCAGAAGCGAAGCGGAAGAAGAACACGGTAGGTAAGGTGACGGTGAGGGGCACGGGTGGTGGTTGACGTCCATAACGTCGTCGTTTCTAGCAGAAGAGTGTTCGGAGAATTTTGTCTGCGAGAGAACGAGATGGAGACGatggtttttgaaatttgaaatttgaaatgttgGTTGAAGGGAGGAAAGCGGTAACGTTCCGATGGGGGGCGTGCTAGGCACGTGAGGGAGTTCTCCGGAAGCTCgtgttttgaaatttgaaaataaaatgtttGGGCTGATTTTTCGGCCCAATGGACCACATCCATGAAAAGGACGGGATGCATTTCATCCATTTGGGCTATCTGGATTTTTCGTTTGAGCTCAGCTCATCCCTGATGTAACCTTGGGCCTTATTTCTATTTGGGCTGGACCAAAATCTCGAACCCCATCAACCATCGTTTATCGTTTTATATGTAAAACCCTAACACTCGCTCTGTCTCTCTGAACTAAAAAATTCGCACTCATTTCAATCTCTCTGTGTTTCACTAATGGCTATGTTCTCTCGATTGCGCGTAAACTTTCTTCATCGCCGCAAATTCTCCACAATTCTAGCCCCCGATTCCTCAACTCCACTCTCCTCCAAGCAGAAGTCACGCGCCGCTTTAACCCTTCTCAAATCCGAGTCTAACCCGGACCGAATCATAGAGATCTGCCGCGCCGCCTCACTTACCCCAGAGTCTCACCTGGACCGCGTTGCCTTCTCGATCGCGGTCTCCAAGCTATCCGAGTCTAACCGTTTCGACGCCATCCGCAGCTTCCTTGATGAGCTCAAGACCCGGCCCGATTTGAAGACCGAGCGCTTCGCAGCTCACTCAATCGTGCTTTATGGCCAGGCCAAAATGCTCGACCACGCCATCCGGACCTTCAAGGAATATCACGAGCTTGGTTCTTCCCGTCCTTCAGTCAAGATGTTGAATGCGTTGCTCTTCTCATGCGTGGTATCAAAGGATTACAAAGAGGTGAACCGGATTTTCGTCGAGTTCCCTAAAACTTATGGGGTCGCCCCTAATTTGGAGACGTATAATACAGTGATCAAGGCGTTCTGCGAGTCGGGTTCTGCAAGCTCGGTCTATTCAGTACTGGCAGAGATGGGTAGGAAGAAAGTGACCCCAAATGCGGCGACTTTTGGGATTATTCTAGCTGGATTTTATAGAGAGGAGAAGATTGATGATGTCCGGCAAATGTTGGAGATGATGAAGGAGAAGTATGGGATACACGCGGGGGTTGGTACCTATAACGTTAGAATCCACAGTCTATGTAAGCTGAAGAAGACTGGTGAAGCAAAGGCTTTGCTTGATGAGATGTTGTCCAGGGATATGAAGCCGAACTCCGTAACATATCATCATTTGATTCATGGGTTTTGCAGGGGAGGTGATTTGGAGACAGCCAAGAAGCTGTTTAAGGAAATGGCTGACAAGGGTTGCAAACCAGATAGTGAATGCTATTTTACCCTGGTTCACTATATGTGCCAAGATAAAGATTATGAGTCGGCTCTGAAATGTTGTAAAGAGAGCATTGAGAAGAATTGGGTGCCTAATTTTACGACAATGAAGTTGCTTGTAAATGGGCTTGCCAGCAGTTCCAAAGTGGAAGAAGCTCGGGAGCTTGTAGGGCAAATGAAGGAGAAGTTCCCAAAGACCTCAGAAATGTGGAATGAAATTGAAGCTGGTTTGCCGCAGTAGGAAGGATTACTTGGTATGCAATTTTGTGAAATTCAATATTTAGTCTGTTCTTTTTTGTTGGGCAAGCATTTGAATGCTGATGGGATTTGTTGAAATTTCTTAGCCTTGCACGCACCTCTGCTATTTGGCAGATGTTCATATGTTCCGGTCATGAATTCCATCTAATAACAGTGTACTAATCATATAAGCTGCAGGACCTCTGGGACCTATGTTGTATATGGGCGCCAATATACAATTGTTTGCCATCTTCTACTCTCTCAATTTGCAGTAAATTTGAATGCTTTATCACACAAACAGATAAACTTAAAAGCTAAAACTAGGGTTTCCTAGCAATCGAGGCAGATCTCTGCCGCAGGTATATTGAATAAGATTTGACATGAAGCGTTGAAAGGGCTGGGCTCAAACAAGCCCGGCCCACCATAACACTTAACCAAATAATCAACCCAATTAGGCCCCAA
This genomic window from Tripterygium wilfordii isolate XIE 37 chromosome 9, ASM1340144v1, whole genome shotgun sequence contains:
- the LOC120006154 gene encoding abnormal spindle-like microcephaly-associated protein homolog isoform X2, with protein sequence MDVNHHPCPSPSPYLPCSSSASLLKDISNFKTPKRPSQASKLTSPSSQFFTASKQTPRSTSSSFRRGRPSLAPSSSRHKTAAARRIKAFELEQSKSSRKAQIVKEQSLKSLSKSLTVWLNFLLENPRSCGCDLTVDCDRNVGKGKREGGLGGELEVGVDVAWRNPKRQRDLTWRGDDAGSREGFSNSIYLPLKNSLKDVCSFDDLTERMQVYLSLRSCKEILDVMTRVAKNIDEGRLKMKSHCPIVTDFGMKEKATKILMSYNPIWLRIGLYIIFGGASLLIDGDDKSDEAITFLKMIIERQLFSHSGLAKAYAYNKKVEGLYRPGYYEILGDIILKRILMLVLTLDRAKCQSSLPVKFGIDGVDGGSPLLFTLQSGIKSSCQVIHDLLSSDVMHGEGNLLAHLVIIGYEVSHEQCPLVEYDFTVTDLFVDLQDGIRLCRAIQLLLHDQSIFPKLVVPSDSRKKNLANCGIALQCLKQVGATIFDEDGVMIMAEDIVNGDKELTLSLLWNVFVHLQLPLLINKTILAEEILKIQGFNVDPLDSSSSTSLDMLLNWIRAICEKYDFKIDNFSSLVDGKAIWCLLDFYFRKELFCSCSLKDTYDMKGEKSIMSDADYTDAVHNYMLSQKLASLSGNFPEVMQISDLLEHNGAVSDRSIVLLLVFLASQLIVKKSVLNFHKLLGCDCQSPDSRKHLSTGRWFVNSEPRVEQENTDGFSSEDAARRFKAIQAWWQDMADQNYKCVVKPAVSVLQSSNRKSVADIIQRENAAKTIQSMFRQLTVRRKFLKTMSAVYYLQTVFRACLMVKQKAFCNKIRAFSVQEFSCERGKFPETFGRYVQYIVDRRSFVELKRSVLVIQRAARIWISRTHGARSTITYNVSSADPVNAGNATQKYIHGLASRSIHVGVASRVEQVSLMRQPKVPSDLEIGAAVKIQNFWKYHIYHKSLNYRHLAATKIQSHFRGWLWRRRFLTQGREFSIVKIQSAFRGLRGWRAYQQHKNASNSVVVIQSHIRGWSARRDARRNMYLWKNHIDHKSLNYQHAATKIQSHFRGWLWRRRFLTREFSIVKIQSAFRGFRCWRAYQLHKNASNSVIVIQSHIRGWSARRVAQRNMYLVSIIQRCWRSRLIRREFLLQREAAIKIQSNIRRLRCWQIFRSHQQAAIRIQQFVRGHITRKRLLGASSFWVATPSHRKLQYNKSRVFYQSSAIKAVLCSVLKLQRWWKAVLLLKLQSAVIIQSHFRGWITRQKFNQRKAILLLKLQSAVIIQSHFRGWISRQNFNRMKAVLLLKLQSAVIIQSHFRGWITRQKFNRRRLHVVIIQSYWRGYLARKESSRHLLDLRLRVQKSAINVDDSMRIINRLIHALKELQSIKSVSGVLHICTTLDMTTGYSEKCCEELVAAGAVETLLKLIRSVSRSIPDQEVLKHALSTLRNLARFTHLTEVLIDSRGSVEIILWEFLRNKDAYFIAHEILKKICSNHKGVEALRKSPSLLKRLHSLVDELTRKANIEKRKARGVAARDNTERRLRAAVELLQLATGSS